ACGATCGCGGCGGTGTCGTCCACCGAACCGTCGTCCACCACGATGAACTCGAAGTCGCGCCTGGCGTTGCGGGCCAGCGAGGCGAGCGCGTCGGAGATGAAGCGCTCGCCGTCGCGGACCGGGACGACGACCGAGAGTGTGATCACACCGTGACCCTGCGGAGCCTGGCCTTCGGCGCCTCCTCACCGGGGAAGACACGCTTGACGCCGTCGCCCATGGCCTGCTCGATGATCCTGATGTCGCGCACCAGGTGCTCGAGGCCGGCCGGCTCCAGGGAGGCGGCGTGGTCGGAGCCCCACATCGTGCGGTCGAGCGTGATGTGCCGCTCGACGGTGACCGCGCCGAGCGTGACCGCCGCCAGCGAGATCTGCAGGCCGCGCTCGTGGCCCGAGTAGCCGACGGGCACGCCGTACCGCTCCTTGAGCGTGGTGATGGTGCGCAGGTTGGCCTCCTCCGGCGGCAGCGGGTAGGTGGAGGTGGCGTGCATCATGATCAGCTTGTCGGTGCCGAGGATCTCGACGGCCTGGTCGATCTCGCTCAGCGTGGACATGCCGGTCGACAGGATCAGCGGCTTGCCGGTCGCGGCGAGGGCGCGCAGCAGCTCGTGGTCGGCGACGCTGGCCGAGGCGATCTTGTGGACGAGGACGTCCATCTCCTCGAGGAACTCCACCGAGGGCACGTCCCACGGCGAGGCGAACCAGTGCAGGCCGCGCTCGTCGCAGTACTTGGCGATCTGGGTGTACTCGTCGCGGCCGAACTCGGTGCGCTCCTTGTACTCCAGATAGGTCATCTCGCCCCACGGCGTCTGCCTGATCTGCGAGCGCTGCTCCAGCGGCACGCAGATCTCGGGCGTGCGCTTCTGGAACTTCACCGCCTGGCAGCCGGCGTCGGCCGCCACGTCGATGAGCTGCCTGGCGAGGTCGAGGTCGCCGTTGTGGTTGATGCCGATCTCGCCGATCACGTAGACCGGCTCGCCGTCGCCGACCAGCACGTCACCGATCGCGACGGGCTTGGGGCTGCCCAGCCTGAGCGCGGCCTTGGGAGCGGCGGGCTCGGGGAGCTCGGGCCTGGCCGCCAGCACCCGCTCGCACAGCTCCCTGACGGCGCCGTCGCCGCCGCGCCTGGTCAGCACGACGCGGGCCGCCGCCCGCACGCTGGGATGCGCGTCGGGCACCGCGACCGGCCAGCCGACCAGCGACATCGGCCCCAGGTCGTTGACGTCGTTGCCCACGTACGCCACGCGGGCGGGGTCGAGGCCCTCGATGGTCAGCCAGTCGCGCAGCACGGTCCGCTTCTCGGCGAGGCCCTGCAGCACGGGCACGCCCAGCTTGCGGGCGCGGGCGGCCACCACCGGGTTCTGCTCGGTGGACATCACCAGCAGCTTCACCCCCGAGCGGCGAAGCAGTGAGACGCCCATGCCGTCGGAGCGGCTGACCAGCACCATCTCGCGGCCCTCCGAGTCCACGTAGGCGCGGTCGTCGGTGTGCACGCCGTCGAAGTCGGTGATGACGGCGTCGACGTCGATCGGCTCGGGCAGGTCGACCAGCGGCGCCAGCGCCCTGACGATCTCCAGGTCCTCGGGGTCGTCGATCTCGATCGCGTGCCGCGTGGGGACCGGCTGGATGCCGACGTCGCCGAAGAAGCGGTGGCCGTGCTCGCGCAGGCCGGCCGTCGTCATGACGTAGAAGGCGCCGGTCTCGCGGAACTCCGGCGCGCGGTCCTGCCGCATCTGCCGCTCGCCGCGATCGTGGTTGATCCCCTCGCCCCCCGGCGTCCAGAGGAAGGCGTGGGCGGCCGCGCCCGACAGCACCACGTCGGCCTCACCTTCGAGCACCTTGCGCACGGCCTCCGACAGGTCGGCGGGGTCGATGAAGGCGCTGGTGCACTGGACGAGCACGACGACCTCGGGCTCGACGGCGAGCGTGTCGAGGGCGTGCAGCAGCGCGGACTCGCTGGAGGCGGTCGCGCCCGACAGCTCTGCGGGCCGCTCGACGACCGTGGCGCCCGCCTCGCGGGCGGCCTGCGCGATCCCCGCGTGGTCGGTGCTGACCACGACCTGGTCGATCAGCTCGGCGCGCAGGGCCGCTTTCACGGCGCGCGCGACCAGCGGAACGCCGCCCACCTGGGCGAGGTTCTTCAGGGGAATGCCCGCCGAACCTCCGCGGGCGGGAATGACGGCGAGGACTCGCAACGTGGCTCCTTGAATTGCTTGGGGTGCCATGGAAGCTAGCCACGCCATCCGACCGGGCCGGGGATCGGAGCTGAACTCCCTGTTAACGTTGCGTGCGGATCCGGTAGAGGAGCTCGGGACGGCCCACCCCGCCGTACTGCGGCACCCGGTCGGCGCTCCCGGTGTCCACCAGGTGTTCCAGGTACCGCCGCGCGGTCACCCGCGACACCCCGATCGCGGCGCCCACGGCCTGCGCGCTCATCGGCGATCTGCGCAGCTCGGCGCAGACGGCGTCGAGGGTGTCCTGCGTCATCCCCTTCGGCAGCGCCGAGGGGCCGCGCAGCGTCGCCAGCGCCCTGTCGACGTCGCCCTGCCCCGTCACCTCGCCCTCGCTGGCCCTGAACGCCGCGTAGCGGTTCAGCTTCTCCCGCAACGTCGCGAACGTGAACGGCTTGAGCAGGTACTGCGCCACGCCCAGCGCCACCGCGTTGCGCACCACGGCCAGATCGCGGGCCGAGGTCACCGCGATCACGTCGCAGGACAGCCCCGCCGCGCGTACGGCCCTGCACACCTCGAGCCCGTGCATGTCGGGCAGGTAGAGGTCGAGCAGGATCAGGTCGACCTCGGTACGGCGCAGGAAGCGCAGGGCCTCGCCGCCCG
This window of the Nonomuraea africana genome carries:
- a CDS encoding response regulator, coding for MIRVLVVEDEEFTAEANRVFVERVEGFTVAGVARSGGEALRFLRRTEVDLILLDLYLPDMHGLEVCRAVRAAGLSCDVIAVTSARDLAVVRNAVALGVAQYLLKPFTFATLREKLNRYAAFRASEGEVTGQGDVDRALATLRGPSALPKGMTQDTLDAVCAELRRSPMSAQAVGAAIGVSRVTARRYLEHLVDTGSADRVPQYGGVGRPELLYRIRTQR
- a CDS encoding N-acetylneuraminate synthase family protein, which codes for MRVLAVIPARGGSAGIPLKNLAQVGGVPLVARAVKAALRAELIDQVVVSTDHAGIAQAAREAGATVVERPAELSGATASSESALLHALDTLAVEPEVVVLVQCTSAFIDPADLSEAVRKVLEGEADVVLSGAAAHAFLWTPGGEGINHDRGERQMRQDRAPEFRETGAFYVMTTAGLREHGHRFFGDVGIQPVPTRHAIEIDDPEDLEIVRALAPLVDLPEPIDVDAVITDFDGVHTDDRAYVDSEGREMVLVSRSDGMGVSLLRRSGVKLLVMSTEQNPVVAARARKLGVPVLQGLAEKRTVLRDWLTIEGLDPARVAYVGNDVNDLGPMSLVGWPVAVPDAHPSVRAAARVVLTRRGGDGAVRELCERVLAARPELPEPAAPKAALRLGSPKPVAIGDVLVGDGEPVYVIGEIGINHNGDLDLARQLIDVAADAGCQAVKFQKRTPEICVPLEQRSQIRQTPWGEMTYLEYKERTEFGRDEYTQIAKYCDERGLHWFASPWDVPSVEFLEEMDVLVHKIASASVADHELLRALAATGKPLILSTGMSTLSEIDQAVEILGTDKLIMMHATSTYPLPPEEANLRTITTLKERYGVPVGYSGHERGLQISLAAVTLGAVTVERHITLDRTMWGSDHAASLEPAGLEHLVRDIRIIEQAMGDGVKRVFPGEEAPKARLRRVTV